In one Echinicola marina genomic region, the following are encoded:
- a CDS encoding rhodanese-like domain-containing protein, giving the protein MLFDIFKKQEKNYKDLNAENFKNGIQQKDAVIIDVRSSGEFSSGKIKGAHNINLMSADFMEQIKHLPKDKEYYLYCRSGNRSGSAASVMDKQGFTKVYNLVGGIGRWPYDVE; this is encoded by the coding sequence ATGCTATTCGATATCTTTAAAAAACAGGAAAAAAACTATAAGGATCTAAATGCCGAAAACTTCAAAAACGGCATACAGCAAAAAGATGCTGTCATCATCGACGTCAGGTCCTCTGGAGAGTTTAGCTCTGGAAAAATCAAAGGGGCCCACAACATCAACTTAATGTCTGCGGACTTTATGGAGCAAATCAAACACCTCCCCAAAGACAAGGAGTATTATCTCTATTGTCGCAGTGGAAACAGAAGTGGAAGTGCTGCCAGTGTAATGGATAAGCAAGGTTTCACTAAGGTCTACAACCTGGTTGGAGGCATAGGCAGATGGCCTTATGATGTAGAATAA
- a CDS encoding HipA N-terminal domain-containing protein translates to MKRAKVLRNGELVGWLTKEGPEKYTFSYDQTWFDDPQKPALSLTLPKSQKDYRSEHLFPVFFNMLSEGVNLKLQARQYQLDESDYFGLLLRTADKETIGPITVHPINEP, encoded by the coding sequence ATGAAAAGGGCCAAGGTATTAAGAAACGGAGAATTGGTAGGCTGGCTAACCAAAGAAGGCCCTGAAAAGTACACCTTTTCATATGACCAAACCTGGTTTGATGATCCCCAAAAACCTGCGCTTAGCCTTACTTTGCCCAAAAGCCAAAAAGATTATCGATCAGAACACCTATTTCCTGTCTTTTTCAATATGCTTTCTGAAGGCGTAAACTTAAAGCTCCAAGCCCGTCAATACCAGCTTGATGAATCCGATTATTTTGGACTTTTACTGCGCACCGCTGACAAAGAAACCATTGGCCCCATCACTGTCCACCCCATAAATGAACCATGA
- a CDS encoding YfiT family bacillithiol transferase, whose translation MENVSDLNRLKFPIGHFEKKESYSSDELNKLIIINESAPAKYRKIVESLKPEDLNKTYREGSWTIQQLIHHVADIQLLHFLRMKKALTEPNYKEVTLIDMDGWAGTADGTKAPVEDSLMMFEGINKRYVFLLRSLDDATLKIQYYHPVRKFTINQAQAIAMSAWHVDHHLAHIKIALGESL comes from the coding sequence ATGGAAAATGTAAGTGACTTAAACCGATTAAAATTCCCTATTGGCCATTTTGAGAAAAAAGAATCTTATTCAAGTGATGAATTGAACAAACTTATCATCATCAATGAATCTGCACCCGCCAAGTACAGAAAAATAGTCGAAAGTCTGAAACCTGAAGACCTGAACAAAACTTACCGTGAAGGGAGTTGGACTATCCAGCAATTAATCCATCATGTAGCGGATATCCAATTGCTTCATTTTTTGAGGATGAAAAAAGCATTGACAGAGCCAAATTACAAGGAAGTGACGCTTATTGATATGGATGGCTGGGCCGGAACCGCTGATGGAACCAAAGCGCCTGTTGAAGATTCATTGATGATGTTTGAAGGAATAAATAAAAGATATGTGTTTCTTCTTAGGTCATTAGATGATGCGACATTGAAGATCCAATACTATCATCCGGTACGGAAATTCACCATCAATCAAGCACAAGCCATAGCGATGTCAGCATGGCATGTAGACCATCACCTTGCCCATATTAAAATTGCTTTGGGAGAATCACTTTAA
- the trxA gene encoding thioredoxin, whose translation MAEKKSFDTLIAGDQPVLVDFYATWCGPCKALHPILEDTAKHFGSMVKIIKVDVDKNPAAAQKFQVRGVPTLLLFKNGKMLWRQSGVVPGPQLQQIIQQHV comes from the coding sequence ATGGCTGAAAAAAAATCCTTTGACACCCTGATTGCTGGAGACCAACCCGTATTGGTAGATTTCTATGCCACTTGGTGTGGACCTTGCAAAGCCTTGCATCCGATTCTTGAGGATACTGCTAAGCATTTTGGGAGCATGGTAAAAATCATCAAAGTTGATGTGGATAAAAATCCCGCTGCAGCACAAAAATTCCAAGTACGCGGTGTTCCTACACTCTTGCTTTTCAAGAATGGCAAAATGCTGTGGAGACAATCAGGTGTAGTGCCAGGGCCTCAACTTCAGCAAATCATCCAACAACACGTTTAG
- a CDS encoding helix-turn-helix transcriptional regulator: MTNSAARNIHQGRNIKRFREMLGIKQDALAHELGEDWSQKKISLLEQKESIEENILKQVAEILHIPVEAIQNFDEEQAVNIIANTVTTVNDNATGQLFQINPTINTAEKWLEALEEIKRLNEEIIRLKDEQIEMLKDMIKNK, from the coding sequence ATGACCAATTCAGCTGCACGAAATATCCATCAGGGACGAAATATCAAACGCTTTAGGGAAATGCTGGGCATCAAGCAGGATGCCTTGGCCCATGAACTGGGAGAAGATTGGTCCCAAAAGAAAATCAGCCTACTAGAGCAAAAAGAGAGCATCGAGGAAAATATTCTAAAACAGGTGGCTGAAATCCTTCATATCCCAGTTGAGGCCATCCAGAATTTTGATGAGGAGCAGGCAGTGAATATTATTGCAAATACTGTAACCACTGTTAATGACAATGCCACGGGGCAACTATTTCAGATCAACCCAACTATCAATACAGCAGAGAAATGGCTAGAGGCATTAGAAGAAATCAAAAGGTTGAATGAGGAGATCATCCGGTTGAAAGATGAGCAGATTGAGATGTTAAAGGATATGATTAAAAATAAATAA
- a CDS encoding universal stress protein produces the protein MKKILIPTDFSDCAKAAEKAGLTIAERAQAEIHFMHILSTGIDWVRLPMEKEDLYPETKAQIAHAKTALGALKGKAEKLGLKSDTVLLFDKGRTEIDRQIAEHEYDFVVMGSHGTSGINNLIGTYTQKVVRHSQSPVLVVKEHVQNFKVDSLIFAASFEEDIKAPFQKIVEFARLMGARIHLLYINTPFGFKETDVVKALMEAFKAECHHLECTLNIFDAFNEERGIQKFAESMSTDVIALVTHGKSGFMKMISPGITEHLVNHSGIPVLSVNINS, from the coding sequence ATGAAAAAGATATTAATACCAACTGATTTTTCAGACTGCGCCAAAGCAGCTGAAAAGGCTGGACTGACAATTGCTGAAAGGGCCCAAGCGGAAATTCATTTTATGCATATTTTGTCAACCGGAATTGATTGGGTGAGGCTTCCAATGGAAAAAGAAGATCTTTATCCAGAGACCAAGGCCCAGATAGCCCATGCCAAGACAGCGTTGGGCGCACTAAAAGGCAAGGCGGAGAAATTAGGTTTGAAATCGGATACAGTATTGTTGTTCGATAAAGGAAGAACTGAAATAGACCGGCAGATCGCCGAACATGAATATGATTTTGTAGTAATGGGCTCCCACGGGACCTCTGGGATAAACAATCTTATTGGCACTTATACCCAAAAGGTCGTTCGCCATTCCCAATCCCCTGTTTTAGTGGTCAAAGAGCATGTGCAGAATTTTAAGGTAGATAGCCTGATTTTTGCGGCCAGTTTTGAAGAAGACATCAAGGCACCATTTCAGAAAATAGTTGAATTTGCCAGGTTAATGGGGGCCCGTATCCATTTATTATACATAAATACCCCCTTTGGATTTAAAGAAACCGATGTGGTAAAGGCCCTCATGGAAGCCTTTAAAGCGGAATGCCATCATCTAGAATGTACCTTAAATATTTTTGATGCGTTTAATGAAGAAAGAGGGATTCAAAAGTTTGCGGAATCCATGTCCACCGATGTAATCGCCTTGGTAACCCATGGCAAATCAGGTTTTATGAAGATGATTTCACCTGGTATTACCGAGCACTTGGTAAATCATTCAGGTATCCCCGTTTTGAGTGTTAATATAAATAGCTGA
- a CDS encoding metallophosphoesterase family protein, with amino-acid sequence MQLFFIGDIHGCYHTFLKMLENWLPEKEMLIQVGDLIDRGNYSPEVLDLFQQLEIEHPQKIISLRGNHEQMMIDYLDNKPTGNSWMYNGGSQTLKQFDERKKDLEATLAWIKSRPLIWENDHILASHAGFSHTSVPLDVHHREGILWNRSPLKDMEKTQVIGHTPLQEGKARYTGASNSWNIDTGAYRGFCLTGIKLDEKGCFLEEINIPTVEQDYQP; translated from the coding sequence ATGCAATTATTTTTTATTGGCGATATCCACGGTTGCTACCATACATTTTTGAAAATGCTAGAAAACTGGCTGCCAGAAAAAGAAATGCTTATTCAAGTGGGCGACCTTATTGACCGGGGAAACTATTCTCCAGAAGTCCTTGATTTGTTCCAACAATTAGAAATCGAGCATCCCCAAAAAATCATTTCCCTTCGTGGGAATCACGAGCAAATGATGATTGATTATTTGGATAATAAGCCCACAGGCAACAGCTGGATGTATAATGGAGGCAGCCAAACATTAAAGCAATTCGATGAGCGAAAAAAGGATTTGGAAGCAACTTTGGCCTGGATAAAGAGCCGTCCCCTAATATGGGAAAACGACCATATTCTGGCTTCTCATGCGGGCTTTTCCCATACTTCCGTTCCTTTGGATGTTCATCATAGGGAAGGCATACTTTGGAATCGCAGCCCATTAAAGGATATGGAAAAGACCCAGGTCATCGGCCACACCCCACTCCAAGAGGGAAAAGCCAGGTACACCGGGGCATCAAACTCCTGGAATATTGACACGGGGGCTTACAGGGGCTTTTGCCTTACAGGAATAAAACTTGATGAAAAGGGATGTTTTTTGGAGGAAATCAATATTCCTACAGTGGAACAGGATTATCAGCCGTAA
- a CDS encoding helix-turn-helix domain-containing protein has translation MNDPSQFKEALLDNQSIGHNMMTFRKLRGHKAMELAFHLGISEAAYTKYERGETKITVDLIKRYADYVQVDPIHILTIKPGQLIEYFDELEKRKIQMDSKQFYTLLEILRELKDSNDTLKSLIKEAIV, from the coding sequence ATGAATGATCCAAGTCAATTTAAAGAAGCGCTCCTCGATAATCAGTCGATAGGACATAATATGATGACCTTTAGAAAACTGAGAGGGCATAAGGCCATGGAGCTCGCTTTCCATTTAGGAATTAGTGAGGCTGCTTATACTAAATATGAACGTGGAGAAACGAAAATCACCGTGGACCTGATTAAAAGATATGCCGATTATGTGCAGGTTGATCCCATTCATATTTTGACCATTAAGCCAGGGCAACTGATCGAGTATTTTGATGAACTCGAAAAAAGGAAAATTCAAATGGATAGCAAGCAGTTTTATACCTTACTCGAAATACTCCGAGAGCTCAAAGACAGCAATGATACCTTAAAAAGCCTGATAAAAGAGGCTATTGTTTAA
- a CDS encoding type II toxin-antitoxin system HipA family toxin produces MIKITNCPGTLAPDHETYSTRCIRHMFEGRKTSHFLPYQSHQPSNDEEMAALMDNRKRISISGVQEKLSVIWDKGVIRLTKAGEQGTYILKPIPRDLERVDQVPANEHLTMQIAKQVYGLTTAENALIFFQNGEPAYLTKRFDVLKNGRKLGIEDFATLAGKTKETDGDEFKYNYSYEGIADLIKQYAAAAPIALENFYKLVLFNFLFSNGDAHLKNFSLLETPAGDYQLSPAYDLTNSRLHVKDPELALKDGLFKNDYETESYNANGFYAYDDFLEFGIRLGILKTRALKILGDFKTEHKEVKDLISRSFMSEEAKKIYLQTYQNRLNSLNYSFNHKT; encoded by the coding sequence ATGATTAAGATTACAAACTGCCCTGGCACACTAGCACCCGATCACGAGACTTATAGTACCCGATGCATCAGGCATATGTTTGAGGGAAGAAAAACAAGCCATTTTCTCCCTTACCAGAGTCATCAGCCCAGCAATGATGAGGAAATGGCAGCCTTGATGGATAATCGGAAACGGATTTCCATTTCCGGAGTCCAGGAAAAACTATCTGTTATTTGGGATAAAGGAGTTATCCGCTTGACCAAAGCAGGTGAACAGGGCACTTATATCCTTAAACCAATCCCTAGGGATTTGGAAAGGGTGGACCAGGTTCCCGCAAATGAGCACCTGACCATGCAGATAGCCAAGCAAGTGTATGGATTGACAACCGCTGAAAATGCCTTGATATTCTTTCAAAATGGAGAACCCGCTTATCTCACCAAAAGGTTTGATGTATTAAAAAACGGAAGAAAATTAGGGATCGAGGATTTTGCCACACTAGCGGGTAAAACAAAGGAAACCGATGGTGATGAATTCAAATACAATTACAGTTATGAGGGTATTGCAGACCTTATCAAACAATATGCCGCTGCTGCTCCCATCGCTTTGGAAAACTTCTACAAATTGGTACTGTTCAATTTCCTGTTTTCCAATGGAGATGCCCACCTGAAAAACTTCAGCCTTTTGGAAACCCCTGCAGGAGATTACCAATTGAGTCCTGCCTATGACCTTACAAATTCCCGACTCCATGTAAAAGACCCAGAACTCGCTTTAAAAGATGGGCTTTTCAAAAACGATTATGAGACCGAAAGCTATAACGCCAATGGGTTTTATGCGTACGATGATTTCCTTGAATTTGGAATAAGGTTAGGAATTCTAAAGACAAGGGCACTGAAGATTTTAGGGGATTTCAAAACTGAACACAAAGAGGTTAAAGATTTAATTTCCAGAAGTTTTATGAGTGAAGAAGCAAAAAAAATCTATTTACAAACCTATCAAAATCGATTAAACTCCCTCAACTACTCATTTAACCATAAAACCTGA
- the gndA gene encoding NADP-dependent phosphogluconate dehydrogenase — MIILLMGVSGSGKTTVGKMLSEALKLPFYDADDFHPEENIQKMRAGIPLNDLDRKPWLETLSVKLSDWEKEGGAILACSALKEAYRSILVQYGTLVDWFFLRGQASLIEERMESRQGHYMPTGLLASQLETLEIPRYAQSIDISQTPEKIVKDIMSNLENKKAVSSFGIIGMGVMGSSLALNLAEQKVKVSVYNRTLEGVEEDVAKKLVDAHPEVSGILPFDKLDEFVESLAQPRKILMMIPAGQIIDQQIARLLRVVDKGDVIIDGGNSFFEDSNKRVSYLASQGIHYVAMGISGGQEGARKGPALMPGGSKEGYELIKPFMEKIAAKDKDGKPCMHYVGPDGAGHFVKMVHNSIEYGEMQALSELYAFMRNGLAMAPEEIIKSWKAWTKSGSGSYLLDISMDILAYKEEGELLLDKILDQAEQKGTGGWSVGTASKYGVPYAPLTAAVTTRVISSLKEKRMALAQRFPREYTAIDKEKVLNTLKGAYDMTRLITHEIGFSLIKKVGEKEKWDFDFSEIARNWTQGCIIRSTLMEELVEVFKQTDSLLTAPELEKSFKKGSADLAELVGEALKAGIAMPVMSASINYFFALTTANSSANLIQAQRDYFGAHKYRKVGEPEDLHFHTDWKSNA; from the coding sequence ATGATAATTTTGTTAATGGGGGTTTCCGGAAGCGGAAAGACTACAGTTGGGAAAATGCTAAGTGAGGCCTTAAAACTTCCCTTTTATGATGCCGATGATTTTCATCCTGAAGAGAATATTCAAAAGATGCGAGCGGGAATTCCCCTCAATGATCTGGACAGGAAACCTTGGTTGGAGACACTTTCTGTAAAGTTGTCAGACTGGGAAAAAGAAGGCGGGGCGATCCTGGCCTGTTCAGCCCTTAAGGAAGCTTACAGAAGCATTTTGGTACAATATGGCACCTTGGTAGATTGGTTTTTTCTAAGGGGCCAAGCCAGCTTAATCGAGGAGCGAATGGAAAGCCGTCAAGGTCATTATATGCCTACTGGCCTGCTAGCGTCCCAACTGGAAACCTTGGAAATTCCCCGCTATGCCCAATCAATTGACATTTCACAAACACCTGAAAAAATAGTTAAAGACATTATGAGCAATTTAGAGAATAAGAAGGCAGTATCCTCCTTTGGTATTATTGGTATGGGGGTAATGGGCAGCAGCCTTGCCCTTAACCTGGCCGAGCAAAAGGTCAAGGTCTCTGTCTACAACCGGACCTTGGAAGGAGTGGAGGAGGATGTGGCCAAGAAATTGGTGGATGCGCATCCAGAGGTTTCGGGCATCCTGCCTTTTGACAAATTGGATGAGTTTGTGGAGTCCCTGGCCCAACCGCGAAAGATCTTGATGATGATTCCTGCCGGGCAGATCATCGATCAGCAGATAGCCCGATTGCTGAGGGTAGTGGACAAGGGAGATGTCATTATAGATGGGGGCAATTCTTTCTTTGAGGATAGTAATAAAAGGGTGAGTTATTTGGCGAGCCAAGGCATACACTATGTGGCGATGGGCATTTCCGGAGGACAGGAAGGAGCCAGAAAAGGCCCTGCCCTTATGCCGGGAGGATCAAAAGAGGGGTACGAATTGATAAAGCCTTTTATGGAGAAGATCGCTGCAAAAGACAAGGATGGCAAGCCATGCATGCATTATGTGGGCCCTGATGGAGCAGGACATTTTGTGAAAATGGTCCATAATAGCATTGAATATGGCGAGATGCAGGCTTTGTCAGAGTTATATGCATTTATGAGAAATGGTTTAGCAATGGCCCCTGAAGAGATCATTAAGAGCTGGAAGGCTTGGACCAAGTCCGGCTCGGGCAGTTATTTGCTGGATATCAGTATGGATATATTGGCCTATAAAGAAGAAGGTGAATTACTCTTGGATAAAATACTGGACCAAGCGGAGCAAAAGGGAACCGGTGGCTGGTCAGTAGGCACGGCTTCTAAATATGGCGTGCCTTATGCTCCTCTTACTGCAGCCGTAACCACCAGGGTGATCTCCTCACTAAAGGAAAAAAGGATGGCACTTGCCCAGAGGTTTCCAAGGGAATATACTGCTATAGACAAGGAGAAAGTACTTAACACCCTAAAAGGTGCTTATGATATGACCAGGTTGATTACCCATGAAATTGGCTTTAGCCTGATCAAGAAGGTGGGAGAAAAGGAAAAATGGGATTTTGACTTTAGTGAAATTGCAAGGAACTGGACCCAAGGCTGTATCATCAGGTCTACTTTGATGGAAGAATTGGTGGAAGTCTTTAAGCAAACAGACAGTTTATTGACCGCTCCTGAATTGGAAAAGTCCTTTAAAAAAGGAAGTGCAGATTTGGCAGAGCTGGTAGGGGAAGCCCTAAAAGCCGGCATAGCTATGCCTGTCATGTCTGCTTCCATTAATTATTTCTTTGCCTTGACCACTGCCAATTCATCGGCCAATTTGATTCAGGCCCAAAGGGATTATTTCGGTGCTCATAAATACCGAAAGGTGGGTGAGCCTGAAGACCTGCATTTTCATACGGACTGGAAGTCAAATGCCTAA
- a CDS encoding serine hydrolase domain-containing protein, whose protein sequence is MKTHAFALSFLLIFNIAYGQQVDSLSIPTDGQFQLISICAQKLPDQAQLSIAIIKDGEVNFYGVKKEDDSLTPIDNAQKVFEIGSITKVFTATLLAKQVLENKVKLDDNINDYLDYQLKDNIKITFEQLATHTSGLPRVPISLSSPTLNLENPYKDYDENKLEIYLTEKLKLNAAPGEKSSYSNLGYGLLGYLEGLIENSSYEDLLQSQIFSKYHMTNSTTNRDDVQHILVKGLNDNGQEVPNWDMAVHMGAGGILSTVEDLSKFALAQFDNNNKELNLTRQAHFNIEDNYSIGLGWGLIKVASGEEWIWHNGGTGGYTSSMIINTRTKNGIIVLSNISALGKLTSNIGDLSHKLMTILEQ, encoded by the coding sequence ATGAAAACACACGCATTCGCATTATCCTTTTTACTGATTTTCAATATTGCTTATGGCCAGCAAGTGGATTCATTATCCATCCCTACAGATGGACAATTTCAGCTAATTTCAATATGTGCCCAAAAACTCCCTGATCAAGCACAGCTGTCGATAGCTATCATCAAAGATGGAGAGGTAAATTTTTATGGTGTTAAAAAAGAGGATGATTCACTTACACCCATCGACAATGCCCAAAAAGTTTTTGAAATAGGATCCATCACTAAAGTCTTCACCGCTACCCTGCTTGCCAAACAAGTCCTGGAAAACAAGGTAAAACTGGATGATAATATCAACGATTATCTCGACTATCAATTAAAGGACAATATTAAGATTACATTCGAGCAATTGGCCACACACACTTCAGGATTGCCCAGAGTGCCCATCAGTTTAAGTTCTCCTACATTGAATTTGGAAAACCCGTACAAAGACTATGATGAAAACAAATTAGAAATTTACCTCACAGAAAAATTAAAACTGAATGCTGCTCCTGGAGAAAAGTCTTCCTATTCCAATTTGGGCTATGGGCTCTTAGGCTATCTGGAAGGCCTGATCGAAAACAGCAGCTATGAAGATTTACTTCAAAGCCAAATCTTCTCCAAATATCACATGACCAACTCCACTACAAACCGCGATGACGTCCAACATATTTTGGTAAAGGGACTCAATGATAATGGCCAAGAAGTTCCCAACTGGGATATGGCCGTGCATATGGGAGCAGGAGGGATTTTATCCACCGTTGAGGACCTTTCAAAATTTGCGCTCGCCCAATTTGACAATAATAATAAGGAATTGAATTTGACCAGACAGGCCCATTTCAACATCGAAGACAACTATTCCATTGGTCTGGGCTGGGGACTGATAAAAGTGGCATCTGGTGAAGAGTGGATTTGGCATAATGGAGGAACTGGAGGATACACTTCTTCGATGATCATTAATACCCGTACTAAAAATGGCATTATCGTTTTGTCCAATATATCTGCTTTAGGGAAATTGACCAGTAATATTGGCGACCTATCCCATAAACTGATGACAATATTGGAGCAATAG
- a CDS encoding helix-turn-helix domain-containing protein yields the protein MTINEIGNSIRERRKMLDITQPDLAEMAQISINTLYKIERGEANPSVRVLNKIANILGLEISIAVKKVTDR from the coding sequence ATGACAATTAATGAGATAGGGAATAGCATTCGGGAGCGTCGCAAAATGTTGGACATCACCCAACCAGATCTAGCGGAAATGGCCCAAATCAGCATCAACACCCTCTACAAAATCGAAAGAGGTGAGGCAAACCCTTCGGTAAGGGTCTTGAACAAAATTGCCAATATCCTGGGACTGGAAATTTCAATCGCTGTCAAAAAAGTAACTGATCGATGA
- a CDS encoding Ppx/GppA phosphatase family protein, with translation MNLAAIDIGTNSIHLVIAEVTARQNIKVLIDEKEMVKLGVGVFATNQLSQDAFDRGLEVIKRYVQLADQFGVEEIITAATSATREAKNGGEFLDRLSKETGIVPRVISGKEEARLIFLAVRRAIAFGEEKVLVLDIGGGSTEATVGNQEDIFFKKSIKLGVLRLLDMAGGKDTLDAQGLIDLEKHIQLAAEDIMKEVVQEGFTRVIGTSGTIRTLGEAAHLASKGSSISTVNAEVVSTKELEKLSKKLLKMGPDKREKVPGISSNRVDAIHLGSLLLVRLLQMAKAESITLCDASLREGLILDYLDSNVSKKKHLLYPEGDLRHRSVSHLALRYKSDVEQKKHVAHLALQLFDQLQEQHGLDETQREILEFACMIFEVGHFIGYPKYHKHSQYIIAHSRLRGFTNEEIMLLGLLARYHRKKGPKKKQKQFKRLSKIQKRMIRFLAGIMRIAIGLDKTKNQWVEKLVCELQEERLRILLQGEENPDLEIWESMRHRNVLEKALRRKIEITADNPVPL, from the coding sequence ATGAATTTAGCTGCGATAGATATAGGTACCAATTCCATTCATTTGGTCATAGCGGAAGTTACTGCCAGGCAGAACATCAAGGTGCTGATTGATGAGAAAGAAATGGTCAAGTTGGGTGTTGGGGTATTTGCTACCAACCAGCTTTCCCAAGATGCGTTTGACCGGGGCTTGGAGGTGATCAAAAGGTATGTGCAATTGGCGGATCAGTTTGGGGTAGAAGAGATCATCACCGCTGCGACCAGTGCTACCCGGGAGGCCAAGAATGGCGGGGAGTTTTTGGATAGGTTGTCCAAGGAGACAGGGATAGTTCCACGAGTGATTTCCGGCAAGGAAGAGGCGAGGCTGATATTTTTGGCCGTGAGAAGGGCCATAGCCTTTGGGGAGGAGAAGGTGTTGGTATTGGATATTGGTGGAGGAAGTACTGAAGCCACCGTAGGGAATCAGGAGGATATTTTCTTTAAAAAGAGTATTAAACTCGGCGTACTGCGCTTATTGGACATGGCTGGGGGTAAAGATACCCTTGATGCGCAGGGACTGATCGACTTGGAGAAACATATACAGTTGGCAGCGGAGGATATTATGAAGGAGGTAGTACAGGAAGGGTTTACAAGGGTAATAGGTACCTCTGGTACAATCAGGACCTTGGGGGAAGCCGCACACTTGGCCTCCAAAGGCAGTTCCATCAGTACGGTCAATGCCGAAGTGGTCAGCACCAAGGAACTGGAGAAGCTATCTAAGAAGCTGCTAAAAATGGGCCCCGATAAAAGAGAAAAAGTTCCCGGCATCAGTAGTAATCGGGTAGATGCCATTCATTTGGGAAGCTTGCTATTGGTTCGCTTGCTTCAAATGGCCAAGGCGGAATCCATAACCCTTTGTGATGCCTCACTCCGGGAAGGATTGATTTTGGATTATTTGGATAGTAATGTAAGTAAGAAGAAGCATTTGCTTTATCCTGAGGGGGATTTACGGCATAGGAGTGTTTCCCATTTGGCCTTGCGGTATAAAAGTGATGTAGAACAAAAAAAGCATGTAGCCCATTTGGCATTGCAGTTATTTGACCAGCTTCAGGAGCAACATGGTTTGGATGAAACACAGCGTGAAATTCTTGAGTTTGCCTGTATGATATTTGAAGTAGGTCATTTTATCGGTTATCCCAAATACCATAAACATTCCCAATATATCATTGCCCATTCCCGATTGCGGGGATTTACCAATGAGGAAATCATGTTATTGGGGCTATTGGCCAGGTACCACCGCAAGAAAGGTCCCAAGAAAAAGCAAAAGCAATTTAAGCGCCTTTCCAAAATCCAAAAACGCATGATCCGGTTTTTGGCTGGAATCATGAGGATAGCCATAGGCTTGGACAAAACCAAAAACCAATGGGTAGAAAAACTGGTTTGCGAGCTTCAAGAGGAACGACTGAGAATTCTCCTTCAGGGGGAAGAAAACCCAGATTTGGAAATTTGGGAATCCATGAGACACCGAAATGTACTGGAAAAGGCCCTGCGCAGAAAGATAGAGATTACGGCTGATAATCCTGTTCCACTGTAG